The following coding sequences are from one Vibrio syngnathi window:
- a CDS encoding beta-N-acetylhexosaminidase, whose translation MNYRIDLAVLSEQKNNCRFGLTVHNLSDLDVKDWSLHFAFDRFILPESLSQGELTQVGSYCSFKPSSSVLKANNHYYLEFSIQSAPFRFYSDGLNDAFIQSHHDGETSVLPVAISPIVLASPYRERNQIPEVNASEIALIPQPNQIELKQGSFALSCGCKIEVQSHLADKAVSWLQQELLSTFELSISNELPTEFSKDESGDILFRSNPTLDEAEYKLRITEQQIMVESGSQSGFTHAVASLIQLIQQLDAENFSIPCCKIADHPRFKYRGMMLDCARHFHSVEQVKRLINQLAHYKFNVFHWHLTDDEGWRIEIKSLPQLTEIGAWRGPDHALEPQYTHLADNYGGFYTQQQIREVIEYAEQRSITVIPEIDIPGHCRAAIKSLPDMLVEQADTTQYKSIQHYNDNVLNPGLPGTYQFLDAVIEEVAELFPSELIHMGADEVPPGVWSNSPAAQALMKEHQYQDSKDLQGHLFRYAENKLKQLGKRMVGWEEAQHGDKVSKETIIYSWLSEEAAVNCARQGFDVVLQPAQFTYLDMTQDYAPEEPGVDWAAVIPLEQAYTYEALAEISDTDPIRKRIRGIQCALWCEIVTNQKRMDYMVFPRISALAEGCWTHKNNRNWLDYLSRLKGHLPLLDRLNVDYRNPWKAQ comes from the coding sequence ATGAATTATCGCATCGACTTAGCTGTTCTTTCTGAACAAAAAAATAACTGCCGATTTGGCCTTACGGTACATAACTTGAGTGACCTCGACGTAAAAGACTGGTCTCTGCATTTTGCATTTGACCGATTCATCCTTCCTGAGAGTTTATCGCAAGGTGAACTGACTCAAGTTGGAAGCTATTGCTCGTTCAAACCAAGTTCTTCAGTATTAAAGGCCAACAACCATTACTACCTTGAATTCAGTATTCAAAGCGCCCCATTCCGCTTCTATTCTGATGGCCTTAACGATGCCTTTATCCAGTCACATCATGATGGAGAAACATCGGTACTGCCTGTCGCGATATCACCCATAGTACTGGCTTCGCCATACCGTGAACGCAATCAAATACCTGAAGTTAACGCTTCTGAGATAGCATTGATTCCTCAACCAAATCAGATCGAACTCAAGCAAGGTAGTTTCGCGCTAAGCTGTGGATGCAAGATTGAGGTTCAATCTCACCTTGCAGATAAAGCCGTCTCTTGGTTGCAGCAAGAATTACTTTCTACCTTTGAACTGTCGATTTCGAATGAGCTTCCAACTGAATTTTCAAAAGACGAAAGCGGCGACATTCTATTTCGCAGCAATCCAACATTAGACGAAGCAGAATACAAACTCCGCATTACTGAACAACAAATAATGGTTGAATCAGGTAGCCAGTCTGGGTTTACACACGCCGTGGCAAGTCTGATTCAATTGATTCAACAACTGGATGCCGAAAATTTTTCTATTCCATGCTGCAAAATCGCCGATCACCCTCGCTTTAAGTACCGAGGCATGATGTTGGACTGCGCGCGTCACTTCCACTCAGTAGAGCAAGTGAAGCGTTTAATCAATCAACTGGCGCACTACAAGTTCAACGTATTTCATTGGCACCTAACTGACGATGAAGGTTGGAGAATTGAGATTAAGAGCCTGCCTCAGCTGACTGAAATCGGCGCTTGGCGCGGCCCTGACCATGCATTAGAACCGCAATACACACACCTTGCGGATAACTATGGCGGTTTCTACACGCAGCAACAGATTCGTGAAGTCATTGAATACGCAGAGCAACGTAGTATCACGGTTATTCCTGAAATCGATATCCCAGGACACTGCCGCGCCGCTATCAAGTCACTGCCTGACATGCTAGTAGAGCAAGCAGACACCACACAATATAAGAGTATTCAGCACTACAACGACAACGTGCTAAATCCAGGTTTACCAGGTACTTACCAATTCCTAGATGCCGTTATTGAAGAAGTAGCAGAGCTTTTCCCTAGCGAATTGATTCACATGGGCGCAGATGAAGTACCACCGGGCGTGTGGAGCAACAGCCCTGCTGCTCAAGCTCTGATGAAAGAACATCAATATCAAGACAGCAAAGATCTACAAGGCCATCTATTCCGCTATGCCGAGAACAAGCTTAAGCAGTTAGGCAAGCGCATGGTGGGCTGGGAAGAAGCACAACACGGTGACAAAGTCAGTAAAGAGACCATCATCTACTCGTGGCTCAGTGAAGAAGCTGCAGTGAATTGCGCTCGCCAAGGCTTTGATGTGGTGTTGCAACCGGCACAGTTTACCTATCTCGACATGACCCAAGATTATGCACCGGAGGAGCCGGGCGTAGATTGGGCTGCTGTCATCCCATTAGAACAAGCTTATACCTACGAAGCACTTGCTGAGATATCCGACACCGACCCAATTCGTAAGCGGATCCGCGGAATTCAGTGTGCTCTATGGTGTGAGATCGTCACCAATCAAAAGCGTATGGATTACATGGTATTTCCAAGAATTAGCGCTTTAGCTGAAGGATGTTGGACACATAAAAACAACCGAAACTGGCTAGATTACCTATCTCGCCTTAAAGGGCACTTGCCGTTACTCGACAGACTCAATGTTGACTATCGCAACCCTTGGAAAGCTCAATAA
- a CDS encoding N-acetylglucosamine kinase, whose translation MTLYYVGIDGGGTSCRARIRDDQGKLIGEAKSGSANILLGVDVAMNSIIDAITKAAQQGQLDSNDFSNMHIGLALAGAEQKSAWLDFMAQAHPFASMTLNTDAYGACIGAHNGQDGAIMIGGTGSCGIYLNNGEQHVVGGREFPISDQGGGAVMGLRLIQQVLLAEDGIRNKTSLTQHVMNHFNNDVDAIVTWSKGAIPKDYGQFSPVIFQLANEGDELAIEMLKQTAADIEMFVLALHRKGADKVCLMGSIAERILNWLSPPVQQWIVKPQFDAIEGALMFAGKPQHNLYQQA comes from the coding sequence ATGACGCTTTACTACGTAGGTATTGATGGTGGAGGCACGTCTTGTCGAGCTCGAATCAGAGATGACCAAGGCAAACTCATTGGTGAAGCAAAGAGTGGCAGTGCCAACATCCTATTGGGCGTTGATGTTGCGATGAACTCTATAATTGATGCAATTACCAAAGCCGCACAACAAGGGCAACTCGACTCTAACGATTTTTCTAATATGCATATTGGTTTGGCGCTCGCTGGTGCTGAACAGAAGTCAGCATGGCTCGACTTCATGGCACAAGCACACCCTTTCGCAAGTATGACACTCAATACAGATGCCTATGGTGCTTGCATTGGTGCACATAATGGCCAAGACGGCGCGATCATGATTGGTGGTACAGGTTCATGTGGTATCTACCTAAACAACGGCGAACAACACGTGGTTGGCGGTCGTGAATTTCCAATTTCTGACCAAGGCGGCGGCGCAGTGATGGGCCTTCGTTTAATTCAGCAAGTTCTACTCGCTGAAGATGGCATTCGTAACAAAACTTCGCTGACTCAACACGTTATGAACCATTTCAATAATGATGTTGATGCGATCGTGACATGGTCAAAAGGCGCGATTCCAAAGGATTATGGTCAATTCTCACCCGTCATTTTTCAACTGGCAAATGAAGGCGATGAACTGGCTATAGAGATGCTTAAGCAGACTGCAGCCGATATCGAAATGTTTGTATTAGCGCTGCATCGAAAAGGCGCTGATAAGGTGTGCTTAATGGGAAGTATCGCTGAACGTATTCTCAACTGGCTATCACCACCTGTACAACAATGGATCGTTAAACCTCAATTCGACGCTATTGAAGGCGCATTGATGTTTGCCGGAAAACCACAACACAACTTGTATCAACAGGCTTAG
- a CDS encoding glycoside hydrolase family 9 protein, whose amino-acid sequence MLLLTNHIGYESTAPKQAILQTKKARLSSTTALLVCADNHITVGSFDVVKQGRVANWHQGQFFTIDFSSFTESGRYYLRFDNLRSEVFEIGSNLLMNHTFSDVLHYFKSQRCGGIFDKKDRQAQIMGTDRYVDVHGGWYDASGDVSKYFSHLSYGNYLNPQQIPMVVWNMLKSVRLTSNNSDFPKFSMTRLVEEALFGADFLVRMQDADGYFYMTVFDKWSKDINQRDICAYATQEGNKSTDLQAGYRQGAGVAIAALAAASELETSGSYSSQTYLETAVSGYWHLKEHNLQYLNDGEENIIDEYCALLAANELYRVTEDEQYLLEARTWASRLIARQQSDDSFEHFWSANADGSRPYFHAAEAGLPVIALCEYIDNETDTELKEQARVVVEQACQFEINITDKVINPFGYPRQYVKSVDGDKRDAFFVAQKNETGYWWQGENARLGSIATMAYFVQAHIQNADLQKRLIQLSQNSLDWILGLNPYHMCMLDGHGHNNPDYLSQLGFFNAKGGICNGITAGFEDEQDIAFNPPAQKDDMLQNWRWGEQWIPHGAWYLLATAAQFNFLAQSKEQ is encoded by the coding sequence ATGCTGTTATTGACCAACCATATTGGCTACGAATCCACGGCTCCAAAGCAGGCTATTCTGCAAACGAAGAAAGCTCGCTTATCAAGTACGACTGCACTTTTGGTGTGTGCCGACAACCATATCACTGTCGGAAGTTTTGATGTGGTTAAACAAGGCCGCGTAGCAAATTGGCATCAAGGGCAATTCTTCACTATCGATTTCAGTTCATTCACTGAATCAGGTCGCTACTACCTACGTTTTGACAACCTACGCTCTGAAGTATTTGAGATTGGTAGCAACCTATTAATGAACCACACGTTTTCTGATGTACTTCATTACTTTAAGTCACAACGCTGTGGCGGTATTTTCGACAAAAAAGATCGACAAGCACAAATTATGGGCACTGACAGATACGTCGATGTCCACGGTGGATGGTATGACGCATCAGGTGATGTAAGTAAGTATTTTAGCCACCTATCTTATGGTAACTACCTTAACCCACAACAAATTCCAATGGTCGTTTGGAACATGCTCAAAAGCGTGCGCTTGACTAGCAATAACTCAGACTTTCCTAAATTCTCTATGACTCGTTTAGTGGAAGAAGCCCTATTCGGTGCCGATTTCTTAGTGCGTATGCAAGACGCTGACGGATACTTTTACATGACGGTATTCGACAAGTGGAGTAAAGACATCAATCAACGTGACATCTGCGCATACGCCACTCAAGAAGGTAACAAATCAACGGACTTGCAAGCGGGCTACCGACAAGGTGCAGGTGTTGCTATCGCCGCATTAGCTGCTGCATCTGAACTTGAAACCTCGGGCAGTTACTCGAGCCAAACTTATCTTGAAACTGCCGTTAGCGGTTATTGGCACCTAAAAGAACATAACCTGCAGTACCTAAACGATGGCGAAGAAAACATCATCGATGAATATTGTGCCCTACTCGCTGCCAATGAACTGTACCGAGTAACAGAGGACGAGCAATACCTATTAGAAGCAAGAACTTGGGCTAGTCGCTTGATCGCACGTCAGCAATCTGATGATTCATTTGAGCACTTTTGGTCAGCTAATGCTGATGGCTCTCGCCCCTATTTCCATGCAGCTGAAGCTGGCCTTCCTGTAATTGCTCTGTGCGAGTACATCGATAATGAAACTGACACTGAGTTGAAAGAACAAGCACGTGTGGTTGTTGAGCAAGCTTGTCAGTTCGAAATCAACATTACCGACAAAGTCATCAACCCATTTGGCTACCCAAGACAATACGTAAAATCTGTCGATGGTGATAAACGCGATGCTTTCTTCGTTGCTCAGAAGAACGAGACAGGCTACTGGTGGCAAGGCGAAAACGCACGTCTTGGCTCAATTGCGACCATGGCGTACTTCGTTCAAGCACACATTCAAAATGCCGATCTTCAAAAGCGCTTAATCCAACTTTCACAAAACAGCCTTGATTGGATTTTAGGATTGAATCCTTACCACATGTGCATGCTTGATGGCCACGGTCATAACAACCCAGACTACCTATCACAGCTTGGTTTCTTCAATGCCAAGGGCGGGATCTGCAATGGCATCACGGCAGGGTTCGAAGACGAACAAGACATCGCATTCAACCCACCAGCACAGAAAGACGACATGCTTCAAAACTGGCGCTGGGGTGAACAATGGATCCCTCATGGGGCGTGGTATTTGCTAGCAACGGCTGCGCAGTTCAACTTCCTCGCGCAAAGTAAGGAGCAATAA
- a CDS encoding ABC transporter ATP-binding protein: protein MSKDFGQLLVEGKNVVKDFPISSTTIQTPMMRAINDVSFKMYKSRGLAVVGESGSGKSTTAKMIAKMYAPSGGTIEYKGRDIQEISSRKDLMHYREGVQMVWQDPFGSLNPTHNIFHHIARPLLIHKKVSPGNKKELQERVYDLLEQVGLVPPQATAEKYPHQLSGGQRQRVNLARNIAVGAEVVLADEPTSMLDVSIRAGVLNLMEEMKFEKQMSLLYITHDIATARYIAEDLSVMYVGHMVEWGDTDDVIANPQHPYTQLLVSAVPDPKKSIHEQLAGNKGEIPLWTPVSAGCPFAGRCTHAMDKCKEQLPGVTQLADNHFVRCYLHES from the coding sequence ATGAGCAAAGATTTCGGTCAATTATTGGTAGAAGGCAAGAATGTCGTAAAAGACTTCCCAATAAGCAGTACCACAATTCAAACCCCAATGATGCGTGCGATTAACGACGTATCATTCAAGATGTACAAAAGCCGCGGTCTAGCTGTGGTTGGGGAGTCTGGTTCAGGCAAATCAACAACAGCAAAAATGATCGCAAAAATGTACGCGCCTTCGGGCGGTACGATCGAATACAAAGGTCGTGATATCCAAGAGATCTCAAGCAGAAAAGATCTTATGCACTACCGTGAAGGTGTGCAGATGGTATGGCAAGACCCGTTTGGTTCCCTGAACCCAACACATAACATCTTTCACCACATAGCTCGACCATTGTTGATCCACAAAAAAGTATCTCCGGGCAACAAGAAAGAGTTACAGGAACGTGTGTACGATCTTCTAGAGCAAGTGGGCTTAGTGCCACCACAAGCAACGGCGGAGAAGTACCCTCATCAACTCTCTGGTGGTCAGCGTCAACGTGTCAACCTAGCCCGTAACATTGCGGTTGGTGCAGAAGTTGTATTAGCCGATGAACCAACATCGATGCTTGATGTATCGATTCGTGCTGGTGTTTTGAACCTGATGGAAGAGATGAAGTTTGAGAAACAAATGTCTCTACTTTACATCACTCACGATATCGCAACCGCTCGTTACATTGCTGAAGATCTTTCAGTGATGTACGTAGGACACATGGTGGAATGGGGCGATACCGATGATGTGATTGCTAACCCTCAGCATCCTTACACCCAACTGCTTGTTTCTGCGGTTCCAGATCCTAAAAAATCGATCCACGAACAACTCGCAGGCAACAAAGGTGAGATCCCTCTTTGGACACCAGTCTCAGCAGGTTGCCCATTTGCAGGCCGTTGCACTCATGCAATGGACAAGTGTAAAGAGCAGTTACCAGGGGTTACGCAGTTAGCTGATAACCATTTTGTGCGTTGTTACCTACACGAAAGCTAA
- a CDS encoding ABC transporter ATP-binding protein codes for MSEPLISIRNLCVDYITESGDVRACNNVSFDIAPGEVFGLAGESGCGKSTVAFSLMRLHKPPAYISGGEVIFNGENILEYSDDRMQAFRWSEMSMVFQSAMNALNPVLPMEEQFCDVIMRHTNMTREQAKQRAEGLLEIVDIHPSRLSDYPHQFSGGMRQRLVIAIALALNPKLIIMDEPTTALDVVVQREILQKIYALKEEFGFSILFITHDLSLMVEFSDRIGIMYSGELIEVANAQDILENPYHPYTKGLGSSFPPLTGPKTKLAGIPGNPLNLLEIPEGCRFQARCDRVHETCTKVPTKLRSIDPGHLSNCHLYGDPIVQRKL; via the coding sequence ATGTCTGAACCACTAATTTCTATCCGCAATTTATGCGTGGATTACATCACAGAGTCTGGCGATGTTCGTGCGTGTAACAACGTAAGTTTCGACATTGCTCCAGGTGAAGTATTCGGCCTAGCTGGTGAATCTGGCTGTGGTAAATCAACCGTTGCTTTCTCTCTTATGCGTCTGCATAAGCCGCCTGCTTACATCAGTGGTGGTGAGGTTATCTTCAATGGTGAAAACATCCTTGAATACAGTGATGACCGTATGCAAGCGTTCCGCTGGAGCGAGATGTCGATGGTATTCCAGAGTGCGATGAACGCACTCAACCCTGTATTACCAATGGAAGAGCAGTTCTGTGACGTAATTATGCGTCACACCAACATGACTCGAGAGCAAGCTAAGCAACGCGCTGAAGGTCTACTTGAAATCGTAGATATTCATCCGAGTCGATTAAGCGACTACCCTCACCAATTCTCTGGTGGCATGCGTCAACGCTTGGTTATTGCTATCGCTTTAGCATTGAATCCAAAGCTGATCATTATGGATGAGCCAACGACCGCGCTTGATGTGGTTGTTCAACGCGAAATCCTACAAAAGATCTATGCACTGAAAGAAGAGTTTGGTTTCTCGATTCTGTTCATCACTCATGATTTGTCATTGATGGTCGAGTTCTCTGACCGCATCGGCATCATGTACTCAGGTGAACTTATCGAGGTTGCTAATGCTCAAGATATTCTAGAAAACCCTTACCACCCTTATACCAAAGGGTTGGGAAGTTCTTTCCCTCCACTAACAGGGCCAAAGACAAAACTAGCGGGTATTCCGGGCAACCCTCTGAACCTCTTAGAGATTCCTGAAGGGTGTCGTTTCCAAGCTCGTTGTGACCGTGTACATGAAACATGTACCAAGGTACCAACCAAGCTGCGTTCTATCGACCCGGGGCATTTGTCTAACTGCCACCTGTACGGTGACCCAATAGTACAAAGGAAGCTATAG
- a CDS encoding ABC transporter permease, whose amino-acid sequence MKDILKLIWRNPMALTGVIILSIFILGAIAAPLITKHVPDKRTGNPHEYPGFVVKSAQTNPDGWVAQNLADDRRTLIMSKKADHVLGTTRMGRDVWSQVVYGARVSLAVGFGAGLTVCLLATVIGVSAGYFGGRVDDILTAAMNIMLVIPQYPLLFVVAAFIGEAGPLTITLVIGFMSWAWGARVVRSQTLALREKEFVKAAEVLGESSFRIIFVEILPNLISIVGASFIGSVMYAIMMEATISFLGLGDPNTISWGIMLYNVQTSSSMLIGAWWELLAPCIALTLLVTGLALLNFAVDEIANPQLRSHKGMKRWKKLAAQDKEEREPELPPQNALWSGDK is encoded by the coding sequence ATGAAAGATATTCTAAAACTCATTTGGCGTAACCCGATGGCCTTAACCGGCGTCATCATCCTAAGTATTTTTATTCTTGGTGCTATTGCGGCTCCATTGATCACAAAACATGTGCCAGACAAGCGTACAGGTAACCCACACGAATACCCTGGCTTCGTCGTTAAGTCTGCACAAACTAACCCTGATGGCTGGGTTGCTCAAAACCTAGCAGACGATCGTCGTACGTTAATTATGTCTAAGAAGGCAGACCACGTACTGGGGACAACTCGTATGGGTCGTGACGTTTGGTCACAAGTGGTATACGGCGCACGTGTATCTCTTGCTGTAGGTTTTGGTGCGGGCCTTACCGTATGTTTACTCGCGACAGTGATCGGTGTTTCGGCAGGCTACTTTGGTGGACGTGTCGATGACATTCTGACAGCCGCAATGAACATCATGCTGGTTATTCCTCAATACCCATTACTGTTCGTAGTTGCAGCCTTTATCGGTGAGGCAGGGCCACTCACCATAACCTTGGTTATCGGCTTTATGTCCTGGGCTTGGGGCGCGCGTGTTGTTCGTTCCCAGACCTTAGCACTGCGTGAAAAAGAGTTTGTAAAGGCCGCTGAAGTTCTGGGTGAATCTTCATTCCGTATTATCTTCGTAGAGATTCTTCCAAACCTTATCTCTATTGTTGGCGCGAGCTTCATCGGTTCGGTGATGTACGCAATCATGATGGAAGCAACGATTTCGTTCCTAGGTCTTGGTGACCCGAACACAATCAGCTGGGGCATCATGCTTTACAACGTTCAAACCTCTTCATCAATGCTGATTGGCGCTTGGTGGGAACTATTAGCTCCTTGTATTGCACTGACACTCCTTGTAACTGGCCTTGCTCTACTTAACTTCGCTGTCGATGAAATTGCCAACCCGCAGCTGCGTTCTCACAAAGGCATGAAGCGTTGGAAAAAACTAGCAGCACAAGACAAAGAAGAACGTGAACCAGAACTACCACCACAAAATGCACTTTGGAGCGGAGATAAATAA
- a CDS encoding ABC transporter permease translates to MGYFLRRLSFYFVALLVAATLNFIIPRAMPGDPVTMMFANASVQVTPERIAAMKELLGFVDGGLLVQYGAYMKNILSWELGTSIQFYPLSVNTLLGGAFGWSLFLAGTAVILSFSIGSILGIFAAWKRGSKYDAFVTPGMLILQAVPQVVIAMLALFTFAIGLKWFPTGYAYTAGTIPDWTSWAFIKDVAYHAFLPLVCASVVQIGGFLVNMRNNMINLLAEDYITMAKGKGLSENRVVFNYAARNAMLPSVTALSMSLGMAIGGQLIIEIIFNYPGLGSVLFNAINARDYQVLQGQLLIMTLFMLFFNLVADMLYVVLDPRLRKGGK, encoded by the coding sequence ATGGGTTATTTTTTAAGACGTTTGTCATTTTATTTTGTCGCGCTATTAGTTGCAGCGACGTTAAACTTTATTATTCCAAGAGCAATGCCTGGTGACCCAGTTACCATGATGTTTGCGAACGCTTCTGTACAAGTTACTCCTGAGCGTATTGCGGCAATGAAAGAACTATTAGGCTTCGTTGATGGCGGCTTACTGGTTCAATACGGCGCATACATGAAGAACATTCTAAGCTGGGAGCTTGGTACATCAATTCAATTCTACCCACTTTCTGTAAATACTCTGTTGGGTGGAGCATTTGGTTGGTCGCTATTCTTAGCAGGCACCGCCGTTATTCTTTCTTTCTCTATTGGTTCAATCCTAGGTATTTTTGCAGCGTGGAAACGTGGCAGCAAATACGATGCCTTTGTGACTCCAGGGATGCTGATTTTACAAGCCGTTCCTCAGGTTGTTATTGCCATGCTTGCGCTGTTTACCTTCGCAATTGGTTTGAAGTGGTTCCCAACTGGCTACGCCTATACCGCAGGTACAATACCTGACTGGACAAGTTGGGCATTCATCAAAGACGTTGCTTACCACGCTTTCTTGCCTCTGGTGTGTGCTTCGGTTGTTCAAATTGGTGGCTTCCTAGTAAACATGCGTAACAACATGATTAACCTACTAGCAGAAGACTACATCACCATGGCGAAAGGCAAAGGCCTGAGCGAAAACCGAGTGGTATTCAACTACGCAGCTCGTAACGCGATGCTACCAAGTGTGACTGCACTTTCTATGTCGCTAGGTATGGCAATCGGTGGTCAGTTAATTATCGAAATCATCTTTAACTACCCAGGTCTTGGCAGCGTACTTTTCAACGCAATTAACGCTCGTGATTACCAAGTACTGCAAGGTCAACTGCTTATCATGACGCTATTCATGCTGTTCTTTAACCTAGTTGCAGACATGCTTTACGTTGTTCTTGACCCTCGTCTTCGTAAGGGTGGTAAATAA
- a CDS encoding ABC transporter substrate-binding protein, translated as MLANIKKTAIATAIIATATTGFASVATAAERSELTVHPKEYTTFVRNFNPYLGATNLHTTTDFMYEPLVVFNEMHGNTPVFRLAENFKMSDDLMSVVFDIRKGVKWSDGETFSADDVVFSFNLVKEKPELDQSGINSWVTSVEKLNDNQVKFTLTEANSNVPYEIAKVPVVPKHIWKDVKDPSTFTNENPVGSGPFTEIDTFTAQLYIQCANPNYWDADNLDVDCLRVPQIANNDQFLGKVVNSEMDWTSSFVPDIDRTYAAASPKHHYWYPPAGTQAFIVNFKHPDAAKHEALSNVEFRRAFSMALDRQTIIDIAFYGGGTVNDFASGLGYAFEAWSDEKTHDKYKGFNTYNAEGAKKLLADAGFKDVNKDGFVDTPSGKSFELMIQSPNGWTDFNNTVQLAVEQLNEIGIKAKARTPDFSVYNQAMLEGTYDVAYTNYFHGADPYTYWNSAYNSSLQSGDGMPRFAMHFYKNDKLDGLLNSFYKTADKNEQLDIAHGIQQIIAADQVTIPVMSGAYMYQYNTTRFTGWWNEENPKGRPNIWAGIPERLLHVLDLKPVK; from the coding sequence ATGCTTGCCAATATAAAAAAAACAGCAATAGCAACAGCAATTATTGCAACTGCTACAACAGGTTTTGCATCAGTAGCAACAGCTGCAGAGCGCAGCGAACTGACCGTTCACCCGAAAGAGTACACTACATTCGTACGTAACTTTAACCCGTACCTTGGTGCTACTAACCTACATACTACAACTGACTTCATGTACGAGCCTTTAGTAGTATTTAACGAAATGCACGGTAACACTCCGGTGTTCCGTCTAGCTGAAAACTTCAAAATGTCAGATGATCTGATGAGCGTTGTTTTCGACATTCGTAAGGGTGTTAAATGGTCTGATGGAGAAACTTTCTCTGCTGATGATGTTGTTTTTTCTTTCAACCTTGTAAAAGAGAAGCCAGAGCTTGACCAATCTGGTATCAACTCTTGGGTAACTTCTGTAGAAAAACTGAACGACAACCAAGTTAAGTTCACACTAACAGAAGCAAACTCAAACGTACCTTACGAGATTGCTAAAGTACCTGTAGTACCTAAGCACATCTGGAAAGACGTCAAAGATCCATCAACGTTTACCAATGAGAACCCGGTAGGTTCTGGTCCATTTACAGAAATCGATACGTTTACAGCGCAACTGTACATCCAGTGTGCAAACCCGAACTACTGGGATGCAGACAACCTAGATGTTGACTGTCTACGTGTTCCACAAATTGCGAACAACGACCAGTTCTTAGGTAAAGTTGTAAACAGTGAAATGGACTGGACGTCTTCTTTCGTTCCAGATATCGATCGTACATACGCTGCAGCAAGCCCTAAACACCACTACTGGTACCCGCCAGCAGGTACACAAGCATTCATCGTTAACTTCAAACACCCTGATGCTGCGAAGCATGAAGCATTGAGCAACGTTGAATTCCGTCGTGCTTTCTCTATGGCTCTTGACCGCCAAACTATCATCGACATCGCATTCTACGGTGGCGGTACTGTGAACGATTTCGCATCGGGTCTTGGCTACGCGTTTGAAGCTTGGTCTGATGAAAAAACTCACGACAAGTACAAAGGCTTCAACACTTACAACGCTGAAGGCGCGAAGAAGCTTCTTGCTGACGCTGGCTTCAAAGATGTAAACAAAGATGGTTTTGTTGACACTCCATCTGGCAAGTCTTTCGAACTAATGATTCAATCGCCAAACGGCTGGACTGACTTCAACAACACAGTTCAACTTGCGGTAGAGCAACTAAACGAAATCGGTATTAAAGCGAAAGCTCGTACACCTGACTTCTCTGTTTACAACCAAGCAATGCTTGAAGGTACATACGACGTAGCATACACAAACTACTTCCACGGTGCGGATCCATACACGTACTGGAACAGTGCTTACAACTCATCACTACAATCTGGTGATGGTATGCCTCGTTTCGCTATGCACTTCTACAAAAATGACAAGCTAGATGGTCTTCTAAACAGCTTCTACAAAACAGCTGACAAGAACGAACAGCTAGATATTGCACACGGTATCCAGCAAATTATCGCTGCAGACCAAGTGACAATCCCTGTGATGTCTGGTGCTTACATGTACCAATACAACACAACTCGATTCACTGGTTGGTGGAACGAAGAAAATCCAAAAGGCCGTCCAAACATTTGGGCTGGTATTCCAGAGCGTCTACTTCATGTACTGGACCTAAAACCAGTTAAATAA